The following DNA comes from Anopheles coustani chromosome 2, idAnoCousDA_361_x.2, whole genome shotgun sequence.
TACGGTACCTGCTTCTTGACCAGTTCTATCAGCTGAAACTCATTGACGTCGAGCTCGAGCAAATCGGTGTCACGGTTGTACACCTCACTATAACTAAGCGGCCGCTGGGCCAGATAGACCTCGCACACACGCCCATAAATCGACGGGATGTTCACGGTATCGGCGAGCGACAGAAGGTGCTCCAGCAGCAGGTGAACTTGCGCCAAACGGTTCAACTTGGTCTTTGCTTCCTCCTCGTCGAAGTTGCTCAGAAGGATGGACTTTTCGGGACGCGTTACTTCCAGCGGTTGGAACAACGAGCTCTTGCTGGTGATCGATTCCTTCCCACCCCGGGAATTTGGGGCAGCGGCCGTCGACGCGTAGCGCGACTTTCGGGTGTTGGTTGGCTGCGATTGGAAGAGCTTGTCAAATTCCAGCTCGTAGATGCCACATTCGGCGAATATCGTGCGGTAATCGTTCATCAGCTTAGCGAACCCGCACTCCAACAGCAGCTCGTACGGCTCCGACGGGGTCAACGAAGGAATGGCCAGTCGGTCCTGGATCATGGCTAGAATCAGCTGCGCGAAACGTGTGCCCGTTGTTGGTACGTTCTGAGAGAAGTGATCATAGTATGAGAGATTCTGCATAAAGGACAACATTAGAACAACATGTTGAAGATGCTTACCACAATATTCGAATGTGTGGacagatgaaaaatgtaatcGATGGCTGCCTTCAAATCATCGTAATTCGAACatactaaaagaaaaacaagtgtTTCTCATGGATATCATTTTCAAGAAGAGAGTAAATTTTACGTACGTGTTAAGGCATCGTAGAGCCGTTCCATCACGTCGGTCAAACTGCGAAGCCGGACCTGGTCAATCATCCCGGCGATGTTATGGAAGTCGAAATTCTTCGGTTCCACCGTGATAAAGGTCGACAGGATGTTGTTCACCTTCTGCTTCACGTAGTCCAGATTGACTTCGTTTAACCTAAAGATTTGGGAAACAAAAATGTCAGCCACACTATCGTTACACGCCTCTGTTTCTTTTACGCGTTTTACCCTTCATTGCTGATGTCATGGCTCACATATCCGGATGTACGATTGGCACGAATGTCCAAAATTTTATCTTTCATCATCGCCAAACGCTGCAACTGCTGCCAGAAGTACTCGGCCCGCGAGTTGCGGCTGAATGCGCCACCGTCCACCGGGAACCGTTGGCTCAGCCGGACGTGGGCGTTCCGCTCTAAGGCAAAGCTGGCGTTTTCACCAATCGTGTGCCAACTCAAACGGACGGTAATATACGGCTGAAGGTTGTACCATTGGCGGatgtaaattttattattaaacttCATCCCTTCGGCACGCTGCCGGTGAATGTCTATCAGGTGCGCCATCGTGACACTGTTGCACTCCTCCACACCGGTTGATCGTACCACACCACGAACGAACTGCCTATGATCGTTCGCATCCGAGTTGACCGCAAGCTGCAGTAGCACCGTCCCGTCGCCATCGGTGCCAGAGCAAAGCGTCCAAATGTCTCCCCGGCCAACCTTGCAGTCGAGATTGATAAAGTTCTGCAGGATTGAACGGGCCTCGGCGGTGTCTAGGGGCCCGTAGGTTTCC
Coding sequences within:
- the LOC131262984 gene encoding protein zwilch, whose amino-acid sequence is MSDLANVYQLFRSKFENYDFQYYYPPTYIRMLTESNDKIIFTFKEKHVSNGNNYLNQIKTSPHNGSISDSLNLTGSPLKDDVGNVDDLQVKDPDVFVRKSWTSDEETYGPLDTAEARSILQNFINLDCKVGRGDIWTLCSGTDGDGTVLLQLAVNSDANDHRQFVRGVVRSTGVEECNSVTMAHLIDIHRQRAEGMKFNNKIYIRQWYNLQPYITVRLSWHTIGENASFALERNAHVRLSQRFPVDGGAFSRNSRAEYFWQQLQRLAMMKDKILDIRANRTSGYVSHDISNEGLNEVNLDYVKQKVNNILSTFITVEPKNFDFHNIAGMIDQVRLRSLTDVMERLYDALTLCSNYDDLKAAIDYIFHLSTHSNIVNVPTTGTRFAQLILAMIQDRLAIPSLTPSEPYELLLECGFAKLMNDYRTIFAECGIYELEFDKLFQSQPTNTRKSRYASTAAAPNSRGGKESITSKSSLFQPLEVTRPEKSILLSNFDEEEAKTKLNRLAQVHLLLEHLLSLADTVNIPSIYGRVCEVYLAQRPLSYSEVYNRDTDLLELDVNEFQLIELVKKQVPYGRRVSMSSSNMLQKVETVFLQYAQPILPDCFFPESRQEEDEVPGKRNKYWCYEYDKIERL